A stretch of the Gemmatirosa kalamazoonensis genome encodes the following:
- a CDS encoding LacI family DNA-binding transcriptional regulator, which yields MLTGSSLVNDATRERVQRAIDALGYQPSRVARRLRKDPARANLIGLVVPDIENPFFADVVRGVEDVAQRHDYMLFLGNADEDARRETHYLELMRAESVDGVIVPASAEAEPLVARLAAAGLPIVCVDRRMPSLAVDTVVADNVRGAAEAVEHLLDVGHRRIGFVGGRPDLSTSRERYEGYQRALAERDVAVDPSLVRFGDSRQESGRRLTRELLAQREPPTAILVGNNLMTLGALEAIHVLRRRIPDDIAVIGYDDMPWALALNPPLTAVRQPGYEMGRCAAELLLKRIEAPARPTTVRTLRPTLVVRESCGARRGGPPEEGRGERPRRRMPLLDAARADAARDLVGLAVTAATAMTVVTA from the coding sequence GTGCTCACCGGGTCCTCGCTGGTGAACGACGCGACGCGCGAGCGCGTGCAGCGCGCGATCGACGCGCTGGGCTATCAGCCCAGCCGCGTCGCGCGTCGACTGCGCAAGGATCCGGCGCGCGCGAATCTCATCGGCCTCGTCGTCCCCGACATCGAGAACCCGTTCTTCGCCGACGTCGTGCGCGGCGTCGAGGACGTCGCGCAGCGCCACGATTACATGCTGTTCCTCGGCAACGCCGACGAGGACGCGCGACGCGAGACGCACTACCTCGAGCTGATGCGCGCCGAGTCGGTCGACGGCGTCATCGTGCCGGCGAGCGCGGAAGCGGAGCCGCTCGTCGCGCGCCTCGCCGCGGCGGGGCTGCCGATCGTCTGCGTCGACCGCCGCATGCCGAGCCTCGCCGTCGACACCGTCGTCGCCGACAACGTGCGCGGCGCCGCGGAAGCCGTCGAGCATCTGCTCGACGTCGGCCATCGCCGCATCGGCTTCGTCGGCGGCCGCCCCGACCTGTCGACGAGCCGCGAACGGTACGAGGGCTACCAGCGCGCGCTGGCCGAGCGTGACGTCGCGGTGGACCCGTCGCTCGTGCGCTTCGGCGACTCGCGGCAGGAGAGCGGCCGGCGGCTCACGCGCGAGCTGCTCGCGCAGCGTGAGCCGCCGACGGCGATCCTCGTGGGCAACAATCTCATGACGCTCGGCGCGCTGGAGGCGATCCACGTGCTGCGTCGGCGCATCCCCGACGACATCGCCGTCATCGGCTACGACGACATGCCGTGGGCGCTCGCGCTCAACCCGCCGCTCACCGCCGTGCGCCAGCCCGGCTACGAGATGGGACGCTGCGCCGCGGAGCTGCTGCTGAAGCGCATCGAGGCGCCGGCGCGGCCGACGACGGTGCGCACGCTCCGCCCCACCCTCGTCGTGCGCGAGTCGTGCGGCGCACGGCGCGGTGGGCCGCCCGAGGAGGGGCGGGGCGAGCGGCCGCGCCGTCGCATGCCGCTGCTCGACGCCGCACGCGCCGATGCCGCGCGTGACCTCGTGGGGCTCGCGGTCACCGCGGCCACCGCCATGACCGTGGTGACGGCGTGA
- a CDS encoding SusC/RagA family TonB-linked outer membrane protein: MAVVRYLMLAAVGGALWSAAAHAQATGTISGRVVDSTAQQPITNATIAIVGTQRGTLTRNDGGFVMSGIPSGTIRVRAARIGFTAQEQEVTVPSGGTVSVSFALHPVAAVLSEIVTVGYGTQRREAITGSVATVKAEDANVGVVPNAQAMLSARVAGVNVTLNNGEPGAGAQIRIRGGTSLSASNDPLYVVDGVPLQNDQTVATGGANGVGGSLPRSPLNAISPDDIASITVLKDASATAIYGSRGANGVVLIETKRGATGRNSSNMEYDGYVAAAAPSSKLGFLSGNEYRAFVTQQAAAGIVPQSTVAALGNANTNWEDEITRTSLSQNHSLSFSGGSAATQYRASLNYFDQNGVVIDNGLQRYQARLNAQNQSLNGKLQLGANLMASRVNNRYLAFENTGGFTGGVFTNVAVFNPTFPVIDPKTGKYYELGAGSQSVRNPVALAAQVDDRAPENRVLGNVSGSLSLLSSLTAKTTVGVDYAGSVRRTFLPRDNPVGAQTNGLARQEDRDLTNINFQQLLTWTPHFSDAHEIDVVGGYEYTKFDNTGFTAESHDFITNAFSVYNLGAGVQASSPPPGSYREQSLLASFFGRMNYGYHNKYFLTGVLRYDGSSRLAKGNEWALFPAVSASWHLSEEGFMKGNFFSNLNLRAGWGRQGNQAVRPYATELLLRADNGARYPFGSGITTGLVAAQVANPNLKWETAQQTNVGLDYGFRNNRITGTLDLYQKDTKDLLLSVPVPQPAVVTNQIQNVGSIRNRGVEAQIDADLWQSGQRSLSSGLVLTVERNEVVSLGTGTNFILTGVVSGQGQSGKFAQRLIPGKPVGTFWGAEYVGVNAQGQQLFNKYDVTRDAKGNETSRKLAGTTTAPSADDETIIGDANPAFSLGLRSNLTWHKLDASWLWRGEFGRDVFNNTALVYSTKSAISQGRNFMRSALSDPIGVKEPAIYSSKWIEDGSFVRLQNVTLGYSFNLPSMAGSRPARLYVSGDNLLLFTGYSGYDPEVFVRAGDDITGSASRGIDYLVYPRARTFTTGVRIQF; the protein is encoded by the coding sequence ATGGCAGTAGTCCGGTATCTCATGCTCGCGGCCGTCGGCGGCGCGCTCTGGTCGGCCGCGGCACACGCGCAGGCGACCGGCACCATCTCCGGCCGCGTCGTCGACTCGACCGCGCAGCAGCCGATCACGAACGCCACCATCGCCATCGTCGGCACGCAGCGCGGCACGCTGACGCGCAACGACGGCGGCTTCGTCATGTCGGGCATCCCGAGCGGCACGATCCGCGTGCGCGCCGCGCGCATCGGGTTCACCGCGCAGGAGCAGGAGGTGACGGTGCCGAGCGGCGGCACGGTGAGCGTGTCGTTCGCGCTCCATCCTGTCGCCGCGGTGCTCAGCGAGATCGTGACCGTCGGCTACGGCACGCAGCGCCGCGAGGCGATCACCGGCTCCGTCGCCACCGTGAAGGCGGAGGACGCGAACGTCGGCGTCGTGCCGAACGCGCAGGCGATGCTCTCGGCGCGCGTCGCCGGCGTGAACGTCACGCTGAACAACGGCGAGCCGGGCGCCGGCGCGCAGATCCGCATCCGCGGCGGCACCTCGCTCTCCGCCAGCAACGACCCGCTCTACGTCGTCGACGGCGTGCCGCTCCAGAACGACCAGACCGTCGCCACCGGCGGCGCGAACGGCGTCGGCGGGTCGCTCCCGCGCTCGCCGCTGAACGCGATCAGCCCGGACGACATCGCGTCGATCACCGTGCTGAAGGACGCGAGCGCGACGGCGATCTACGGCTCGCGCGGCGCGAACGGCGTCGTGCTCATCGAGACCAAGCGCGGCGCGACGGGCCGCAACTCGTCGAACATGGAGTACGACGGCTACGTCGCCGCCGCCGCCCCGTCGTCGAAGCTCGGCTTCCTGTCCGGCAACGAGTATCGCGCGTTCGTCACCCAGCAGGCCGCGGCCGGCATCGTCCCGCAGTCCACGGTCGCCGCGCTCGGCAACGCGAACACGAACTGGGAAGACGAGATCACGCGCACGTCGCTCAGCCAGAACCACAGCCTCTCGTTCTCCGGCGGCTCGGCAGCCACGCAGTACCGCGCGTCGCTGAACTACTTCGACCAGAACGGCGTCGTCATCGACAACGGCCTGCAGCGCTATCAGGCGCGGCTCAACGCGCAGAACCAGTCGCTGAACGGCAAGCTGCAGCTCGGCGCCAACCTCATGGCGTCGCGCGTCAACAACCGGTACCTCGCGTTCGAGAACACCGGCGGGTTCACCGGCGGCGTGTTCACGAACGTCGCCGTGTTCAACCCGACGTTCCCCGTCATCGACCCGAAGACGGGCAAGTACTACGAGCTCGGCGCGGGCAGCCAGTCGGTGCGCAACCCGGTCGCGCTCGCGGCCCAGGTCGACGACCGCGCGCCCGAGAACCGCGTGCTCGGCAACGTGAGCGGCTCGCTCAGCCTCCTCTCGAGCCTCACCGCGAAGACGACCGTCGGCGTCGACTACGCGGGCTCGGTGCGTCGCACGTTCCTGCCGCGCGACAATCCGGTCGGCGCGCAGACGAACGGCCTCGCGCGGCAGGAGGATCGCGACCTCACGAACATCAACTTCCAGCAGCTGCTCACCTGGACCCCGCACTTCTCCGACGCGCACGAGATCGACGTCGTCGGCGGCTACGAGTACACGAAGTTCGACAACACCGGCTTCACCGCCGAGTCGCACGACTTCATCACGAACGCGTTCTCGGTCTACAACCTCGGCGCCGGCGTCCAGGCCAGCTCCCCGCCGCCCGGGTCGTACCGCGAGCAGAGCCTCCTCGCGTCGTTCTTCGGACGCATGAACTACGGCTACCACAACAAGTACTTCCTCACCGGCGTGCTGCGGTACGACGGCTCGTCGCGGCTCGCGAAGGGGAACGAGTGGGCCCTCTTCCCCGCCGTGTCGGCGTCGTGGCACCTGAGCGAGGAAGGGTTCATGAAGGGCAACTTCTTCAGCAACCTGAACCTGCGGGCCGGGTGGGGGCGCCAGGGGAACCAGGCCGTTAGGCCGTACGCCACCGAGCTGCTGCTGCGCGCCGACAACGGCGCCCGCTACCCGTTCGGCAGCGGCATCACGACCGGCCTCGTCGCGGCGCAGGTGGCGAATCCCAACCTGAAGTGGGAGACCGCGCAGCAGACGAACGTCGGTCTCGACTACGGCTTCCGGAACAATCGCATCACCGGCACCCTCGACCTGTATCAGAAGGACACCAAGGACCTCCTGCTCAGCGTCCCCGTGCCGCAGCCGGCGGTCGTGACGAACCAGATCCAGAACGTCGGCAGCATCCGCAACCGCGGCGTCGAGGCGCAGATCGACGCGGACCTGTGGCAGTCCGGGCAGCGCTCGCTGTCGTCGGGGCTCGTGCTCACCGTGGAGCGCAACGAGGTGGTGAGCCTTGGCACGGGCACGAACTTCATCCTCACCGGCGTGGTGAGCGGGCAGGGGCAGTCGGGCAAGTTCGCGCAGCGCCTGATCCCCGGTAAGCCGGTCGGCACGTTCTGGGGCGCCGAGTACGTGGGCGTGAACGCGCAGGGACAGCAGCTGTTCAACAAGTACGACGTGACGCGCGACGCGAAGGGGAATGAGACGAGCCGCAAGCTCGCCGGCACGACGACCGCGCCGTCGGCCGACGACGAGACGATCATCGGCGACGCCAACCCCGCGTTCAGCCTCGGCCTGCGCAGCAACCTCACGTGGCACAAGCTCGACGCGAGCTGGCTGTGGCGCGGCGAGTTCGGGCGCGACGTGTTCAACAACACGGCGCTCGTCTACTCGACGAAGAGCGCGATCTCCCAGGGGCGCAACTTCATGCGCTCGGCGCTGAGCGACCCGATCGGCGTCAAGGAGCCCGCGATCTACTCGTCGAAGTGGATCGAGGACGGGTCGTTCGTGCGGCTGCAGAACGTCACGCTCGGCTACTCGTTCAACCTGCCGAGCATGGCCGGCAGCCGGCCGGCGCGGCTCTACGTGTCGGGCGACAACCTCCTGCTGTTCACGGGCTACAGCGGCTACGACCCCGAAGTGTTCGTGCGGGCCGGCGACGACATCACGGGCAGCGCGTCGCGCGGCATCGACTATCTCGTGTACCCGCGCGCCCGCACGTTCACGACGGGCGTGCGCATCCAGTTCTGA
- a CDS encoding RagB/SusD family nutrient uptake outer membrane protein, whose product MRRAATSTLLLLVPAVGALSCTDLTVTPKDALTPSNAFRSDAEVLAGVASVYAQLRQTVENYYNISEISSGEMIVPTRGSDWYDNGVWVEEYQQGWTANSALGIGDINGVWNAMFSGIARANLMIDVINTAGGASKDTTLAELRTLRAWYYYVLQDFFGGVPLVTSTEVKQYPRSSRDEIFKFIESELKASAANLPTKWPDAFSGRVTKGAANAILASLYLNAQVYDGNVTAAGLTKGTARWQDAISAANAVINSGVYSLATDWKSNFSTDNHNSPENIFYVQHTAQPGLGMSLQMRSLHYNQTGVNGGPWNGFSTTAEVYRRWDAADPRRSMWLVGPQRSFDTGQPTTDRQGNPLIFTDTIGNITAANENEGVRPYKFPVLSSAPSGDAFPNNYPIYRLAEMYLIRAEAQNELGQTAAAIADVNIVRRRVGLAALNTGMSQADARTAIFAERQFELAAEGKYRQDAIRAGVYTAARQFKTAKEPYKILMPIPATQIQTNPLLTQNPGY is encoded by the coding sequence ATGCGCAGGGCGGCGACGTCGACTCTCCTCCTGCTCGTGCCCGCGGTCGGCGCGCTCTCGTGCACCGACCTGACGGTGACGCCCAAGGACGCGCTCACCCCGTCGAACGCGTTCCGCAGCGACGCCGAGGTGCTCGCCGGCGTGGCCTCGGTGTACGCCCAGCTCCGGCAGACGGTCGAGAACTACTACAACATCAGCGAGATCTCGTCGGGCGAGATGATCGTGCCGACGCGCGGCTCGGACTGGTACGACAACGGCGTCTGGGTCGAGGAGTACCAGCAAGGCTGGACCGCGAACAGCGCGCTCGGCATCGGCGACATCAACGGCGTGTGGAACGCCATGTTCAGCGGCATCGCGCGCGCGAACCTGATGATCGACGTGATCAACACGGCCGGCGGCGCGAGCAAGGACACCACGCTGGCCGAGCTGCGCACGCTGCGCGCGTGGTACTACTACGTGCTGCAGGACTTCTTCGGCGGCGTGCCGCTCGTGACGTCGACGGAGGTGAAGCAGTACCCGCGTTCCTCGCGCGACGAGATCTTCAAGTTCATCGAGTCGGAGCTGAAGGCCTCGGCGGCGAACCTGCCGACGAAGTGGCCCGACGCGTTCTCCGGCCGCGTGACGAAGGGCGCCGCGAACGCGATCCTCGCGAGCCTCTACCTGAACGCGCAGGTGTACGACGGCAACGTCACCGCGGCGGGTCTCACGAAGGGGACGGCGCGGTGGCAGGACGCGATCAGCGCGGCGAACGCGGTGATCAACTCCGGCGTGTACTCGCTGGCCACGGACTGGAAGAGCAACTTCTCGACGGACAATCACAACTCGCCGGAGAACATCTTCTACGTCCAGCACACGGCGCAGCCCGGGCTCGGGATGTCGCTGCAGATGCGGTCCCTGCACTACAACCAGACGGGCGTGAACGGCGGCCCGTGGAACGGCTTCTCCACGACGGCCGAGGTCTATCGGCGGTGGGACGCGGCGGACCCGCGGCGCAGCATGTGGCTCGTCGGCCCGCAGCGGAGCTTCGACACCGGGCAGCCGACGACGGACCGGCAGGGCAACCCGCTCATCTTCACGGACACGATCGGCAACATCACCGCCGCGAACGAGAACGAAGGCGTGCGGCCGTACAAGTTCCCGGTGCTGTCGAGCGCGCCCTCGGGTGACGCGTTCCCGAACAACTACCCGATCTACCGCCTCGCCGAGATGTATCTCATCCGCGCGGAGGCGCAGAACGAGCTCGGTCAGACGGCGGCCGCGATCGCCGACGTCAACATCGTGCGGCGCCGCGTCGGACTCGCCGCGCTCAACACGGGCATGTCGCAGGCCGACGCGCGCACGGCGATCTTCGCCGAGCGGCAGTTCGAGCTCGCGGCCGAGGGCAAGTATCGCCAGGATGCGATCCGCGCCGGCGTCTACACCGCCGCGCGGCAGTTCAAGACGGCGAAGGAGCCGTACAAGATCCTGATGCCGATCCCGGCGACGCAGATCCAGACCAACCCGCTCCTCACGCAGAACCCCGGCTACTGA
- a CDS encoding VCBS repeat-containing protein: MHPVSVGRRLLLLSCTCLAAGCTEGPRRAAPAGAPSDGTLPGADGHLFTTLPSSYTGVRFVNRVRDTEELNVFAYRNFYNGGGVAIGDLTGDGLPEIVLTANDGGPTLYLNGGKFRFRDVTAASGIRSAPHSWTTGVTLADVNGDGKLDIYICKAGAGDPASRANELWINDGVGADGVPHFTERAKTYGVDDEGWSTQAAFLDYDRDGDLDLLVVNNSPRPVSSFGVRNVRDVPDRFGGAKLYRNDGGHFVDVTQKAGIYSPENGFGLGVAVADVNRDGWPDVYVSNDFFERDFLYVNARDGSFHEVGDRDMPVMSYYSMGLDIADVNNDGWPDVYTTDMLPEDEYRLKTMSQYDGWDVYQSKVRNGYHYQLMRNMLQLNNGPTPAGSAAVTFSDVGQMAGVARTDWSWSALIADLDLDGFKDIYVTNGLAKDVTSQDYIAFLANQETMTRVTSSGRVDYAQLIGAMTSTPIPNYAFHNNGDLTFANASAAWGLAAPSFSNGAAYGDLDGDGALDLVVNNENQEAFVYRNNARTVLPRNHWLQVALQGAGANRFALGARVTLWTAGTQRMQEEAPTRGFQSSVDYVLTFGLGLREDVDSVVVEWPDGRRSVQAKVAANRRVTVAQATSDTTATTATTATTSTAVFRDVTDSVALPFVHHENDFVDFDRERLMPHLLSTEGPALAVGDVNGDGLDDVYLGGAKEQAGALLVQRPNGTFVRIDSALFAADSLSEDVGAVFFDANGDHAPDLYVVSGGSEYSEGAQPLQDRLYLNDGNGRFRKAPAGAIPVEFESGSRAVAADYDGDGRVDLFVGGRVVPWQYGVAPRSMLLHNDGRGHFTDVAERLAPELAHVGMVTDAAWRDVDGDGKLDLVVVGEWMPITVFHNAGGGRLVRQQVKGLERSDGWWNRIVPGDFDGDGRLDFLVTNLGLNSQLHATEREPVTMYVKDFDHNGYTEQVIASYNHGVSYPLPLRDDLVRTLPYLKARYLKYASYARQTINDVFSSSDLAGALTLHAYTLATSIAHNNGDGSFTLVPLPAEAQLAPMFGALARDLDGDGRTDLLLAGNFDGFRPEYGRMSASYGVLLAGGPSGAFTPVRSGASGFFVPGQARDIARLRARNGVLYLVARNNDRPLLFRPATPAPKPGTPR; this comes from the coding sequence ATGCACCCGGTCTCCGTCGGTCGTCGTCTGCTGCTGCTGTCGTGCACGTGCCTCGCGGCGGGGTGCACCGAGGGGCCACGGAGAGCGGCGCCGGCTGGCGCGCCGAGTGACGGAACGCTGCCGGGGGCCGACGGCCATCTCTTCACGACGCTGCCGTCGAGCTACACCGGCGTGCGCTTCGTGAACCGCGTGCGCGACACCGAGGAGCTGAACGTCTTCGCCTACCGCAACTTCTACAACGGCGGCGGCGTCGCGATCGGCGACCTCACGGGCGACGGGCTTCCGGAGATCGTGCTCACCGCGAACGACGGCGGGCCCACGCTCTACCTGAACGGCGGCAAGTTCCGCTTCCGCGACGTCACGGCGGCGAGCGGCATCCGCAGCGCGCCGCACTCGTGGACGACGGGCGTCACGCTCGCCGACGTGAACGGCGACGGGAAGCTCGACATCTACATCTGCAAGGCGGGCGCGGGCGACCCGGCGTCGCGCGCGAACGAGCTGTGGATCAACGACGGCGTCGGCGCCGACGGCGTGCCGCACTTCACCGAGCGCGCGAAGACGTACGGCGTCGACGACGAGGGGTGGAGCACCCAGGCCGCGTTCCTCGACTACGATCGCGACGGCGACCTCGATCTGCTCGTCGTCAACAACTCGCCGCGGCCGGTGAGCTCGTTCGGCGTGCGCAACGTGCGCGACGTCCCCGACCGCTTCGGCGGCGCGAAGCTGTACCGCAACGACGGCGGGCACTTCGTCGACGTCACGCAGAAGGCGGGGATCTACAGCCCCGAGAACGGCTTCGGCCTCGGCGTCGCGGTCGCCGACGTGAACCGCGACGGCTGGCCCGACGTCTACGTGTCGAACGACTTCTTCGAGCGCGACTTCCTGTACGTCAACGCGCGCGACGGCTCGTTCCACGAGGTGGGCGACCGCGACATGCCCGTCATGAGCTACTACTCGATGGGGCTGGACATCGCGGACGTGAACAACGACGGCTGGCCCGACGTCTACACGACGGACATGCTGCCGGAGGACGAGTATCGCCTGAAGACGATGTCGCAGTACGACGGGTGGGACGTGTACCAGTCCAAGGTGCGCAACGGGTACCACTACCAGCTCATGCGCAACATGCTGCAGCTGAACAACGGCCCGACCCCTGCCGGCTCGGCCGCCGTCACGTTCAGCGACGTCGGGCAGATGGCCGGCGTGGCGCGCACCGACTGGAGCTGGAGCGCGCTCATCGCGGACCTGGACCTCGACGGCTTCAAGGACATCTACGTCACGAACGGCCTCGCGAAGGACGTCACGTCGCAGGACTACATCGCGTTCCTGGCGAACCAGGAGACGATGACGCGCGTGACGAGCAGCGGCCGCGTGGACTACGCGCAGCTCATCGGCGCGATGACGTCGACGCCGATCCCGAACTACGCGTTCCACAACAACGGCGACCTCACGTTCGCGAACGCGAGCGCCGCGTGGGGGCTCGCCGCGCCGAGCTTCTCGAACGGCGCGGCGTACGGGGATCTCGACGGCGACGGCGCGCTGGACCTCGTGGTGAACAACGAGAACCAGGAGGCGTTCGTCTACCGCAACAACGCGCGCACGGTGCTGCCGCGGAACCACTGGCTCCAGGTGGCGCTCCAGGGCGCGGGCGCGAACCGCTTCGCGCTCGGCGCGCGCGTGACGCTGTGGACGGCGGGGACGCAGCGGATGCAGGAGGAGGCGCCGACGCGCGGCTTCCAGTCGAGCGTGGACTACGTGCTCACGTTCGGGCTCGGGCTGCGCGAGGACGTGGACTCGGTCGTGGTGGAGTGGCCCGACGGGCGGCGGAGCGTGCAGGCGAAGGTGGCGGCGAACCGGCGCGTGACCGTGGCGCAGGCGACGAGCGACACGACGGCGACGACGGCGACGACGGCGACGACATCGACGGCGGTGTTCCGGGACGTGACGGATTCGGTGGCGCTGCCGTTCGTGCACCACGAGAACGACTTCGTGGACTTCGACCGCGAGCGGCTCATGCCGCACCTGCTCTCCACCGAGGGGCCCGCGCTCGCCGTCGGCGACGTGAACGGCGACGGGTTGGACGACGTGTACCTCGGCGGCGCGAAGGAGCAGGCCGGGGCGCTGCTCGTGCAGCGGCCCAACGGCACGTTCGTGCGCATCGACTCGGCGCTGTTCGCCGCCGACTCGCTGTCGGAGGACGTCGGCGCGGTGTTCTTCGACGCGAACGGCGACCACGCGCCCGACCTGTACGTCGTGAGCGGCGGCAGCGAGTACTCGGAAGGGGCGCAGCCGCTGCAGGACCGGCTGTACCTGAACGACGGCAACGGCCGCTTCCGCAAGGCACCCGCCGGCGCGATCCCCGTCGAGTTCGAGTCGGGCTCGCGCGCCGTGGCCGCCGACTACGACGGCGACGGGAGGGTGGACCTGTTCGTCGGCGGGCGCGTGGTGCCGTGGCAGTACGGCGTCGCGCCGCGCTCCATGCTGCTGCACAACGACGGCCGCGGACACTTCACCGACGTGGCGGAGCGGCTCGCGCCGGAGCTGGCGCACGTCGGCATGGTGACCGACGCCGCGTGGCGCGACGTGGACGGCGACGGGAAGCTCGATCTCGTGGTCGTCGGCGAGTGGATGCCGATCACCGTGTTCCACAACGCCGGCGGCGGGCGGCTCGTGCGCCAGCAGGTGAAGGGGCTCGAGCGAAGCGACGGCTGGTGGAACCGCATCGTGCCGGGCGACTTCGACGGCGACGGCCGCCTCGACTTCCTCGTCACGAACCTCGGGCTCAACTCGCAGCTGCATGCGACCGAGCGCGAGCCGGTGACCATGTACGTGAAGGACTTCGACCACAACGGCTACACCGAGCAGGTCATCGCGAGCTACAACCACGGCGTGAGCTACCCGCTGCCGCTGCGCGACGATCTGGTGCGCACGCTGCCGTACCTGAAGGCGCGCTACCTGAAGTACGCGAGCTACGCGCGGCAGACGATCAACGACGTGTTCTCGTCGAGCGACCTCGCCGGCGCGCTCACGCTGCACGCGTACACGCTCGCCACGTCCATCGCGCACAACAACGGCGACGGCTCGTTCACGCTCGTGCCGCTGCCGGCCGAGGCGCAGCTCGCGCCGATGTTCGGCGCGCTCGCGCGCGATCTCGACGGCGACGGGCGCACCGACCTCCTGCTCGCCGGCAACTTCGACGGCTTCAGGCCGGAGTACGGGCGCATGAGCGCGAGCTACGGCGTGCTGCTCGCGGGCGGTCCGTCGGGCGCGTTCACGCCCGTGCGTTCCGGGGCGAGCGGCTTCTTCGTGCCGGGACAGGCGCGCGACATCGCGCGGCTGCGCGCGCGCAACGGCGTGCTCTATCTGGTGGCGCGCAACAACGACCGGCCCCTCCTCTTCCGTCCCGCAACGCCCGCGCCGAAGCCGGGGACCCCGCGATGA
- a CDS encoding vanadium-dependent haloperoxidase, producing the protein MRRRIRLAAGATLVALGACRHAPATTATRPSDATMLHTAVEQLTNVIVYDIFSPPQASRVYSYASVAAYEAMRAGYPSYRSLAGQLNGLTPPPAPPNGEIDAPLAAVHAFLTVGRQLTFSRQRMDSLRRAMDEQFRGAGLSKAVYERSVAYGDTVAKHVLAWAAKDRYLETRGMPKFSLVTAADRWIPTPPAYMDAVEPNWSRIRPFVLDSASQFRPEPPLAFDTTKGSPYWTQVLEVYATRRRLTEEQRAIAAFWDCNPYVMHVQGHTMFATKKVTPGGHWMSIVGIAARKAGADPMQSASAYVRTAVALSDGFLAVWDEKYRSARIRPETVIAKYVDGAWEPLLQTPPFPEYTSGHSGISTAAAAVLTDEFGPGFAFADSAEVAYGLPVRAFPSFEAAAAEAAISRLYGGIHFRQAIEQGVVQGRRIGQLVVARVRTHDRVIARR; encoded by the coding sequence ATGAGGCGCCGCATCCGACTCGCCGCCGGAGCGACGCTCGTGGCGTTAGGCGCCTGCCGCCACGCGCCCGCCACCACCGCCACGCGACCGTCCGACGCGACGATGCTGCACACCGCGGTGGAGCAGCTCACGAACGTCATCGTCTACGACATCTTCTCGCCGCCGCAGGCGTCGCGGGTGTACTCCTACGCGAGCGTGGCGGCGTACGAGGCGATGCGTGCCGGCTACCCGTCGTACCGCTCGCTCGCCGGACAGCTGAACGGCCTCACGCCTCCGCCCGCGCCGCCCAACGGCGAGATCGACGCGCCGCTCGCGGCCGTGCACGCGTTCCTCACGGTCGGCCGGCAGCTCACGTTCTCGCGGCAGCGCATGGACTCGCTGCGGCGGGCGATGGACGAGCAGTTCCGCGGCGCCGGGCTGTCGAAGGCCGTGTACGAGCGCTCGGTGGCGTACGGCGACACGGTGGCGAAGCACGTGCTCGCGTGGGCGGCGAAGGACCGCTACCTCGAGACGCGCGGCATGCCGAAGTTCTCCCTCGTGACGGCCGCCGACCGGTGGATCCCGACGCCGCCGGCGTACATGGACGCGGTGGAGCCGAACTGGTCGCGCATCCGGCCGTTCGTGCTCGACTCGGCGAGCCAGTTCCGCCCCGAGCCGCCGCTCGCGTTCGACACGACGAAGGGGAGCCCGTACTGGACGCAGGTGCTCGAGGTCTACGCGACCCGCCGGCGCCTAACGGAGGAGCAGCGCGCGATCGCCGCGTTCTGGGACTGCAACCCGTACGTCATGCACGTGCAGGGGCACACCATGTTCGCGACGAAGAAGGTGACCCCCGGCGGGCACTGGATGAGCATCGTCGGCATCGCGGCGCGCAAGGCGGGCGCCGACCCGATGCAGTCGGCGTCGGCGTACGTGCGCACCGCCGTCGCGCTCTCCGACGGATTCCTCGCGGTGTGGGACGAGAAGTATCGCAGCGCGCGCATCCGCCCCGAGACGGTGATCGCCAAGTACGTCGACGGGGCGTGGGAGCCGCTGCTCCAGACGCCGCCGTTCCCCGAGTACACGAGTGGCCACAGCGGCATCTCGACCGCCGCGGCCGCGGTGCTCACCGACGAGTTCGGGCCCGGCTTCGCGTTCGCCGACTCGGCCGAGGTGGCCTATGGGCTGCCGGTGCGCGCGTTCCCGTCGTTCGAGGCGGCGGCCGCCGAGGCCGCGATCAGCCGGCTGTACGGCGGCATCCATTTCCGCCAGGCCATCGAGCAGGGCGTCGTGCAGGGGCGCAGGATCGGCCAGCTCGTCGTCGCGCGCGTCCGCACCCACGATCGCGTCATCGCCCGGCGATGA
- a CDS encoding TonB-dependent receptor plug domain-containing protein — MSTSALRRLAATSLVAIAGCAGGSSQAPAPSPEPVAPPNATVTSKDVQQSANVPIEQVLNGRVAGVTVGRASDGSLTVRIRGATSFTGPEEPLYVVDGVPIAAGPGGSLAGINPYDIESISVLKDAASLTMYGSRGANGVILIKTKKAKKP; from the coding sequence ATGTCCACGTCTGCACTGCGCCGGCTCGCCGCGACGTCGCTCGTGGCGATCGCCGGTTGCGCGGGCGGGAGCTCCCAGGCTCCCGCACCGTCGCCCGAGCCGGTAGCGCCGCCGAACGCCACGGTGACCTCGAAGGACGTGCAGCAGAGCGCGAACGTCCCCATCGAGCAGGTGTTGAACGGCCGCGTCGCCGGCGTCACCGTCGGGCGCGCGTCGGACGGCAGCCTCACCGTGCGCATCCGCGGCGCGACGTCGTTCACCGGCCCCGAGGAGCCGCTCTACGTCGTCGACGGCGTGCCGATCGCCGCGGGGCCCGGCGGCAGCCTGGCGGGCATCAACCCGTACGACATCGAGTCGATCAGCGTCCTGAAGGACGCGGCGAGCCTCACCATGTACGGCAGCCGCGGCGCGAACGGCGTGATCCTCATCAAGACCAAGAAAGCGAAGAAGCCATGA